One genomic window of Chanos chanos chromosome 13, fChaCha1.1, whole genome shotgun sequence includes the following:
- the ndufab1b gene encoding NADH:ubiquinone oxidoreductase subunit AB1b — MASRALAQCVRSLGRSSARLTQGRVVTRSFCAPLVSIQRPFSAISCNQRTKWTELIRISGSAGQPCRRYGDLPPLTLESIRDRVIYVLKLYDKINPEKLQKTSHFMKDLGLDSLDQVEIIMAMEDEFGFEIPDAEAEKLMTPEEIVQYIAEKKDVYD; from the exons ATGGCGTCCCGTGCGCTAGCACAGTGTGTTCGTTCGCTGGGTCGTTCTTCTGCAAGGTTAACTCAGGGCAGAGTTGTTACACGATCCTTCTGTGCGCCCCTTGTTTCAATCCAACGGCCCTTCTCTGCAATTTCGTGCAACCAGCGAACAAAGTGGACTGAACTGATACGG ATTTCAGGTTCTGCTGGTCAGCCGTGCCGAAGATATGGGGACCTTCCACCCCTTACACTGGAGTCCATCAGAGACCGCGTTATTTACGTCCTGAAGCTATACGACAAGATAAACCCAGAGAAA CTTCAGAAGACATCTCACTTTATGAAAGATTTGGGATTGGACAGCTTGGACCAGGTGGAGATAATTATGGCAATGGAGGATGAGTTTG GATTCGAGATCCCAGACGCAGAGGCAGAGAAGTTGATGACTCCTGAGGAGATTGTACAGTACATTGCAGAAAAGAAAGACGTGTATGACTGA
- the rpusd1 gene encoding RNA pseudouridylate synthase domain-containing protein 1, with amino-acid sequence MEPASLENLSVLYRSADYIVVNKHWDIRIDSKMWFEKQTVQSQLKHHFPELADPGTYYGFRFCHQLDFSTSGALCVALSKAAAGSAYHYFKERLVTKAYLALVRGSVQEEKMTIDFAIGKNTTEGKTHMMCIEGTEGCENPKPSQTDLTVLEYGLYDGDPVTKVLLQPLTGRTHQLRVHCSAIGHPIVGDFTYSCRTDNAPYRMMLHAYLLRIPLEKEPIQVTAPDPFLPSLDSKWVPQRTLQTVDVIVESVLSSKGVEESQGEAEESGAAEERRSPVESEEQRAQCQQWLCEWALD; translated from the exons ATGGAGCCCGCGAGCCTGGAGAACCTGTCTGTACTGTACCGCAGTGCAGACTATATAGTAGTCAACAAACACTGGGACATTCGCATTGACAGTAAAATGTGGTTCGAGAAACAGACCGTCCAGAGTCAGTTAAAACATCACTTCCCAGAGCTTGCTGATCCTGGGACATACTATGGCTTCAG ATTCTGTCATCAGTTGGATTTCTCCACCAGCGGAGCTTTGTGTGTAGCGCTTAGTAAGGCAGCTGCTGGAAGTGCCTATCACTACTTCAAAGAGCGCCTTGTAACCAAGGCTTATCTTGCACTG GTCCGTGGCTCTGtgcaggaagaaaaaatgacTATTGATTTCGCCATTGGGAAAAATACCACTGAGGGCAAGACGCATATGATGTGTATTGAGGGAACAGAAG GCTGTGAGAACCCCAAACCCAGCCAAACAGATCTGACAGTGTTGGAGTATGGCTTATATGACGGAGATCCTGTCACCAAAGTCCTGCTACAACCTCTAACAG GTCGTACCCACCAGCTTAGAGTGCACTGCAGTGCTATCGGTCACCCTATTGTTGGTGACTTTACCTACAGCTGTCGCACGGACAACGCTCCGTATCGTATGATGCTGCACGCCTACCTCCTACGCATCCCCCTGGAGAAGGAGCCGATCCAGGTCACTGCTCCAGACCCTTTCCTGCCCAGCCTGGACTCCAAATGGGTCCCGCAGCGAACCCTTCAGACCGTGGACGTCATTGTGGAGAGCGTTCTGTCGAGTAAAGGGGTTGAGGAGAGTCAGGGAGAAGCAGAGGAGTCAGGGGCagcggaggagaggaggagcCCAGTGGAGAGTGAGGAGCAGAGGGCTCAGTGCCAGCAGTGGCTGTGTGAGTGGGCCCTGGATTGA
- the LOC115826272 gene encoding trinucleotide repeat-containing gene 6A protein-like encodes MAPIRDSVSHSPNQTGLDHAGLDSQYENLPWSSGSPCSDSNSNWGKVIVDSCDKGPWPSTSGSDPELASECMDADSASSSGSEKNLSMMASGNTGGDSNGNRQGGGQGSHFMIANGSNNVGNGSVKGPWGVSNGSMLSTSQGSGESPSSKLTESGHGKLNAWGTQGPSTNGGINPSTLNPNANHGAWPVLQNTGPNSHGPVGNGNGGTNTQRSTIGQTPGMQSINSKVSWGSLQDNVAESEVNGTNKVISGQPQNLNTEINGPNNTTNTMTSSLPNSTGSVQMNEQPTGHRVWPTSTGSSAQLPISPVSNGTSISQQSNSEGINGGSYGTAWGAPPGTNYSGDKCPVPKGQAVGDTVNATLMQSGANGSAVSAASFKNNNNGMGGRGGGWDSGSDTSQNMSWGAGNGVGPAGIPRPWGSASSSSSSSSSSSSSNTGTKVSNGEWNTLPSNNQHSNDGTNGSRKGTNAWKSLEDDALGIGGGGQASQGNTWNKTTSSEGSGESSGGRSDRDGQRGGNRRRGNPQGLMQTALSRTDMDPRVLSNTGWGQTPVRQNTAWDVSSTEKTSGNGSVGWGSAPSQTSNSGGWGDAPSTNNSDSSVSGWAEPKPASGWVDTKGPAAQSGWDDASFGMNKGNPSWGSCKDDKSSTWNNPQKIKQGWGAASNSEGWGGDGPRGSHWGESQKAGTRSWDSDSDRSGSGWSEPGRCTANNTWGGSGGASTPDQSGPASGWVEPSKTNNQNQGWGEPAKSSHATPGWGDTTKPGNTSEWGKSQDTNVGSFRGANISQTGASGSNKPSGWLGGPIPAASKEEEPTGWEEPSPESIRRKMEIDDGTSAWGDPSSYNYSVNMWNKNSAGEQDAMAVTQQQPPPAQSTMPPKDKTCSSGWGEPYGGPQKMESSSWGEPAAPPVTVDNGTSAWGKPADTGSSWEEPSRDSSASSGWGNAPMGQPSQHKSGSQSMQDNWCTEEMPVPGTCRSNWGEDEEEEVEIGMWTNTPSQEMNQSGNWPYMKKMPPKVMTTVSLWPIRRMNKAVNKPEDPWMNQFVKQFNNINFPRDPSDDSLKSNKMDIPCGLMSDKRMDVDKHMGEYVKNPASRHLIHKDSSMERSPYIDKNVNSMFSGSNAAAQGRNPQQSPAQPLSSAQPSLRNQVPPPLLPSQVPQSLLKYPPSNGGLSPLFGPQQVAMLNQLSQLSQLNQLSQINQLQRLLLQQKAQGQRTMPINGRQQQDQQGRGLGPSHQMIQPPRHLDPSLMKQQTSPQPPSLHQPSLKSYMDNFMPQNGSDMQKEQSPLSSFSSFPLGLNSNLNVNNLDIGSVGFKEPQSRLKKWTAMDISVNSPLDQNPSKSGAISSSLRLEDSPFGPYDFMNASSSPISPPGPVGDGWPNRAKSPHGSTNVNWPPEFRPGEPWKGYPNIDPETDPFVTPGSVVNNFSINTVRDVDHLRDRNNGPSPSLNTTLPSNCAWSSIRASNHSGSLSSTAQSTSARNSDSKWSPGTVTNTSLAHELWKVPLPPKGISAPSRPPPGLTSQKHPSSWDNSSLRLTGWSGSDSRFTPGSSWGDSSSGRTNWLVLKNLTPQIDGSTLRTLCMQHGPLITFHLNLPHGNAVVCYSSKEEAAKAQKSLHMCVLGNTTILAEFASEEEINRFFAQGQSMTASPSWQTLGSSQNRIGSIEGSHPFPNRTDPNHWNGSGLSGAGSSDLHGSSLWGAPNYTSLWGSPSGSEGGRMSSPSPISSFLPVDHLTGGGDSM; translated from the exons ATGGCTCCCATTCGGGACTCGGTCAGCCACTCCCCTAACCAAACAG gTTTGGATCACGCTGGTTTGGATTCTCAGTATGAAAATTTGCCCTGGAGCTCAGGCTCACCTTGTAGCGACTCGAACAGCAACTGGGGGAAAGTAATTGTGGACAGCTGTGACAAGGGACCCTGGCCTTCTACCAGTGGAAGTGACCCAGAGTTAGCCTCAGAATGTATGGATGCTGACTCTGCCTCCAGCTCTGGGTCTGAAAAAAACCTTAGCATGATGGCTTCTGGGAACACCGGTGGTGACAGCAATGGCAATAGACAAGGCGGCGGTCAAGGTTCTCATTTTATGATTGCAAATGGTAGCAATAACGTGGGCAATGGGAGTGTTAAGGGGCCTTGGGGTGTATCCAACGGCTCAATGCTAAGCACATCTCAAGGCTCTGGGGAGAGCCCCAGCAGCAAGCTGACAGAAAGTGGCCATGGCAAGTTAAATGCATGGGGTACCCAGGGTCCCTCAACCAATGGAGGTATAAATCCAAGCACTTTGAACCCAAATGCCAACCATGGTGCCTGGCCCGTTCTACAGAACACTGGGCCCAACTCCCATGGGCCCGTGGGGAATGGGAATGGTGGCACCAACACTCAACGAAGCACCATAGGTCAAACACCCGGTATGCAGAGTATTAACTCTAAGGTGTCCTGGGGAAGCCTGCAGGACAATGTTGCAGAATCTGAAGTTAATGGTACAAACAAGGTTATAAGTGGGCAGCCTCAAAACCTTAACACTGAAATTAATGGACCAAATAACACTACTAACACAATGACCTCTAGTTTACCAAACTCTACAGGTTCAGTGCAGATGAATGAACAGCCCACAGGGCACAGAGTCTGGCCTACGAGCACAGGGAGCTCTGCTCAGCTCCCAATCTCTCCAGTCTCTAATGGCACTTCCATTTCTCAGCAAAGCAACAGCGAGGGAATAAACGGCGGGTCTTATGGTACAGCATGGGGTGCTCCGCCCGGCACTAATTACTCCGGAGACAAATGTCCTGTCCCTAAAGGCCAAGCTGTGGGCGACACTGTGAACGCAACTCTAATGCAGTCTGGAGCTAACGGCTCCGCTGTGAGCGCTGCTTCTTTCAAGAATAATAATAACGGAATGGGCGGTCGCGGAGGAGGGTGGGACTCAGGGTCTGACACCTCACAAAACATGTCCTGGGGAGCAGGGAACGGCGTAGGCCCAGCAGGGATCCCTCGCCCCTGGGGTAGtgcgtcctcctcctcctcttcgtcctcctcctcatcctcttcaaACACTGGCACTAAGGTCTCCAATGGGGAGTGGAACACATTGCCCAGTAACAATCAGCATTCCAACGACGGCACGAACGGGAGCAGGAAGGGAACAAACGCCTGGAAGTCTTTGGAGGATGACGCTCTCGGAATCGGGGGTGGCGGTCAGGCATCCCAAGGCAACACCTGGAACAAAACCACAAGCAGTGAAGGAAGTGGGGAGAGCTCAGGGGGTCGCAGTGATAGGGACGGACAGCGCGGTGGCAACCGCAGGAGGGGCAATCCGCAAGGCCTGATGCAAACAGCCCTCTCCCGAACCGACATGGACCCCCGTGTCCTGTCCAACACGGGATGGGGACAGACACCGGTCCGCCAGAACACTGCATGGGACGTGTCAAGCACCGAGAAGACGTCAGGAAACGGATCGGTGGGCTGGGGCAGCGCCCCCTCCCAAACATCAAACTCAGGTGGATGGGGAGACGCGCCCAGCACAAACAACAGTGATTCTTCAGTGTCGGGGTGGGCAGAGCCGAAGCCCGCCTCGGGTTGGGTGGACACCAAAGGCCCGGCGGCCCAAAGCGGTTGGGATGATGCCTCTTTTGGAATGAACAAGGGTAATCCATCGTGGGGAAGTTGTAAGGATGACAAGTCCTCTACCTGGAATAATCCCCAGAAAATAAAGCAGGGGTGGGGCGCAGCATCCAACAGCGAGGGATGGGGGGGAGATGGCCCACGGGGTAGCCACTGGGGAGAGTCTCAGAAGGCTGGGACTCGCAGCTGGGACAGCGACAGTGACCGCTCTGGGTCTGGCTGGAGCGAGCCAGGCCGCTGCACCGCAAACAACACCTGGGGAGGCAGCGGAGGGGCAAGCACCCCCGACCAAAGCGGCCCAGCATCTGGATGGGTTGAGCCTAGTAAGACCAACAATCAGAACCAAGGCTGGGGTGAACCAGCCAAATCAAGTCACGCCACACCGGGCTGGGGTGACACCACTAAACCTGGCAACACCTCAGAGTGGGGCAAGTCACAGGACACCAATGTGGGGTCCTTCAGGGGCGCAAACATTTCCCAGACAGGAGCCTCTGGGTCCAACAAGCCCTCGGGGTGGCTAGGGGGTCCGATACCAGCTGCTTCTAAAGAGGAAGAGCCCACTGGTTGGGAGGAACCGTCCCCTGAATCCATCAGGCGCAAGATGGAAATTGATGACGGCACCTCTGCATGGGGAGACCCCAGCAGTTACAACTACAGCGTGAACATGTGGAACAAGAACAGTGCGGGAGAGCAAGATGCCATGGCTGTTACCCAGCAGCAGCCCCCACCAGCGCAAAGCACCATGCCTCCGAAAGACAAGACCTGCAGCTCAG GGTGGGGAGAGCCATACGGTGGGCCACAGAAGATGGAGTCATCTTCTTGGGGTGAGCCTGCTGCTCCACCTGTCACTGTGGACAATGGAACCTCTGCTTGGGGCAAGCCTGCGGACACAGGCTCCAGCTGGGAAGAGCCCAGCAGAGACAGCTCTGCAAGCAGTGGCTGGGGCAATGCCCCCATGGGACAACCATCGCAGCACAAATCTG GATCCCAATCTATGCAAGATAATTGGTGTACGGAGGAGATGCCTGTGCCGGGGACATGCCGCTCTAACTGGGGagaggacgaggaagaggaggtggagattGGCATGTGGACCAATACTCCATCACAGGAAATGAACCAGTCAGGAAACTGGCCCTACATGAAGAAGATGCCTCCAAAGGTAATGacgactgtctctctctggccaaTCAGACGA ATGAATAAAGCGGTGAACAAGCCAGAGGATCCATGGATGAATCAATTCGTGAAGCAGTTCAACAACATAAACTTCCCT agggaTCCTTCAGATGATTCTCTGAAGAGCAATAAGATGGATATACCCTGTG GATTGATGAGTGATAAGCGTATGGATGTGGATAAACACATGGGAGAGTATGTGAAGAATCCTGCCTCACGCCACCTGATTCATAAAGACTCGTCCATGGAACGCAGTCCTTACATCGACAAG aatgTAAATTCCATGTTCAGTGGCAGTaatgcagcagcacaaggccgAAACCCCCAGCAGTCTCCAGCACAACCTCTCAGTTCTGCTCAGCCCAGTCTCCGCAATCAAGTGCCTCCTCCCTTACTCCCCTCTCAG GTCCCACAGTCGTTGTTGAAGTATCCTCCCAGTAACGGAGGTTTGAGCCCCCTGTTTGGCCCACAGCAGGTTGCTATGCTCAACCAGCTCTCCCAACTCTCCCAGCTCAACCAGCTCTCCCAGATCAACCAGTTACAG CGTCTCCTCTTACAGCAGAAAGCGCAGGGCCAGAGAACCATGCCTATCAACGGCCGCCAACAGCAGGATCAACAG GGTCGTGGCCTGGGACCTTCTCATCAGATGATCCAACCTCCTCGTCATCTGGACCCCTCTCTGATGAAACAACAGACGTCTCCCCAGCCACCCTCCCTGCACCAGCCCAGTCTCAAGTCCTACATGGACAACTTCATGCCTCAGAACGGCTCTGATATGCAGAAAGAACAAAGTCCCCTGAGCTCATTCAGTAGTTTCCCTTTAG GCTTGAACTCAAACTTGAATGTAAACAACTTGGACATCGGCAGTGTTGGTTTCAAGGAACCGCAGTCCCGTCTGAAGAAGTGGACTGCCATGGACATTTCCGTTAACTCGCCACTCGATCAAAATCCCAGCAAATCTG gTGCTATTTCCTCTAGCCTGAGGCTTGAAGACTCCCCCTTTGGTCCATATGACTTCATGAATGCCAGCAGCTCTCCCATCAGTCCTCCTGGCCCTGTGGGAGACGGCTGGCCCAACCGTGCCAAATCACCTCATGGATCCACCAATGTCAACTGGCCTCCAG AGTTCCGCCCTGGTGAGCCCTGGAAAGGGTATCCAAACATAGACCCGGAGACCGACCCCTTTGTCACTCCTGGTAGTGTGGTTAATAATTTCTCCATTAACACAGTCCGGGATGTCGACCACCTCAGGGACAGGAACAATg GGCCATCCCCATCACTCAACACCACGCTGCCTTCAAATTGTGCCTGGTCATCCATTCGTGCCTCCAACCACAGTGGTTCCCTCAGCAGTACAGCACAAAGCACTTCAG CCAGAAACAGTGACTCCAAATGGTCCCCTGGTACAGTCACCAACACCTCTTTGGCTCATGAGCTGTGGAAGGTTCCTCTCCCTCCGAAAGGCATTTCTGCTCCGTCCCGCCCGCCACCTGGCCTCACCAGCCAGAAACATCCCTCGTCCTGGGACAACAGCTCTCTGCGACTCACAGGCTGGAGCGGGTCCGATTCTAGATTCACCCCAG GATCCAGCTGGGGTGACAGCAGCTCAGGGAGAACCAATTGGCTGGTTCTCAAAAATCTTACACCTCAG ATTGATGGCTCCACCCTGCGAACTCTGTGCATGCAGCACGGTCCACTGATAACATTCCACCTGAACCTGCCCCATGGCAATGCTGTTGTCTGCTACAGCTCAAAGGAGGAGGCAGCCAAAGCCCAGAAGTCACTGCACAT gTGCGTTTTAGGGAACACTACTATTCTTGCTGAGTTTGCTAGTGAAGAGGAAATTAACCGTTTCTTTGCACAAGGTCAGTCCATGACTGCCTCTCCCAGCTGGCAGACGCTGGGCTCTTCTCAGAATCGGATTGGATCCATCGAGGGTTCGCACCCTTTCCCAAACCGCACTGATCCAAATCACTGGAACGGGAGCGGGCTGTCAGGAGCTGGCAGCAGCGACCTCCACGGCTCCTCTCTCTGGGGGGCTCCTAACTACACTAGCCTGTGGGGGAGCCCGAGTGGCAGTGAAGGAGGGAGGATGAGCAGCCCTTCTCCAATCAGCTCCTTTCTTCCCGTTGATCACCTGACAGGAGGAGGGGACTCCATGTAG